One region of Streptococcus salivarius genomic DNA includes:
- the pulA gene encoding type I pullulanase → MDNLLTVHFHSMHGDYSRYSMWKWLDGYWGEEAHFSREDDFGLVGQVTSPSNRFIDSVNLLVKTEDWSRQTHDYRVRRFLGDAPNAIWIVEGDPTVYYSKQAALTSHSFEGRDQHAFDMALRRQEFDQKWGFQGWLGYKYQKGATEFRLWSPLARRVQLLLFKRGSKKPKIVKMSRGTSVNKDYHEMNTHGVWSVTVKKDLDGVAYQFRVYHEESFYQDTRDPYSIALSLDNKKSLVVNPKRLVPRGYEKVTKQKASWRKANACSSVICEMHLRDFSISETSGVKKSYRGTYLGACQKGTRNAHGDVTCFDYLKRMGYNYVQLQPVFDHHKTYDKGGKLLCNWGYDPENYNVPDRQFAADQKNPVAPILELKKMIQAYHEAGIGVIMDVVYNHTYSSYSSPFQLSVPAYYYRMHDNGAFQDGSGCGNETASEKEMYRKYMIDSLTYWAEEFGVDGFRFDLMGLHDIETMKAIRSAMDDIDPRILLYGEGWDMGTGLPAEQKAKKDNAALMPRIGFFNDNARDAVKGAEVYGYISNGYVSGAPLEDQIAKSLLGSRGFVNYLMPGQVLNYIEAHDNYNLNDLMHHLHPHDSPEDIEKRIYLANALNLSMQGMCFMQLGQEFQRTKMVATGEDGNYTEADVKRAMNSYNAPDAVNQVDWNQVTLKKDLVAKVAKLIERKQTVPEFSYRSYADIYDNLYVAKAEYDSGIVELHISGKLRETLVFNNMKKDLEIY, encoded by the coding sequence ATGGACAATTTACTAACCGTTCATTTTCATAGTATGCATGGCGACTATTCCCGATACAGTATGTGGAAGTGGCTAGATGGTTATTGGGGCGAAGAAGCCCATTTTTCACGTGAAGATGATTTTGGCCTTGTTGGTCAGGTTACTTCTCCCTCTAATCGTTTTATTGATTCTGTCAATCTTTTGGTAAAAACGGAAGACTGGTCGAGGCAAACACATGATTATCGCGTTCGACGCTTCCTAGGGGATGCTCCCAATGCTATTTGGATAGTTGAAGGTGATCCAACGGTTTATTATTCTAAACAGGCAGCCTTGACTAGCCATAGTTTCGAAGGTCGCGACCAGCATGCCTTTGATATGGCTCTTCGTAGACAGGAATTTGACCAAAAGTGGGGCTTTCAAGGCTGGTTAGGCTATAAGTATCAAAAAGGGGCTACAGAGTTTCGCCTTTGGTCACCTCTAGCTCGTCGTGTGCAGCTACTTCTCTTTAAAAGAGGGAGTAAGAAGCCTAAGATTGTTAAGATGAGTCGAGGAACTAGTGTCAATAAGGATTACCATGAGATGAATACTCACGGTGTATGGTCTGTCACCGTCAAAAAAGATTTGGATGGAGTGGCCTACCAGTTTCGTGTATATCATGAGGAAAGTTTCTATCAGGATACAAGAGACCCCTACAGTATCGCCCTTAGCTTAGATAATAAAAAAAGTTTGGTGGTCAATCCTAAGAGACTTGTCCCAAGAGGGTATGAAAAGGTTACTAAGCAAAAAGCGAGCTGGCGTAAGGCAAATGCTTGCTCATCCGTAATCTGTGAAATGCACCTCCGTGACTTCTCGATTTCAGAGACGTCTGGGGTTAAGAAGTCCTATAGAGGAACCTATCTAGGTGCTTGTCAGAAAGGGACTAGAAATGCCCATGGAGATGTGACTTGTTTTGATTACCTCAAACGTATGGGCTACAACTATGTCCAACTGCAACCGGTCTTTGATCACCATAAAACCTACGATAAAGGTGGGAAGCTTCTCTGCAACTGGGGGTACGATCCTGAAAATTACAATGTTCCGGATCGTCAGTTTGCTGCTGATCAAAAGAATCCCGTGGCACCAATTTTAGAGCTTAAGAAAATGATTCAGGCCTACCATGAGGCAGGAATAGGGGTTATCATGGATGTGGTTTATAACCATACTTACTCATCTTACAGCTCTCCTTTCCAACTGTCTGTACCGGCTTATTATTACCGTATGCATGACAATGGGGCTTTCCAAGACGGGTCAGGCTGTGGAAACGAAACGGCCAGTGAAAAGGAAATGTATCGCAAATACATGATTGATTCTTTAACCTATTGGGCTGAAGAATTTGGCGTAGATGGTTTCCGATTTGACCTCATGGGTCTGCATGATATTGAAACGATGAAAGCCATCCGTTCAGCCATGGATGATATTGATCCTCGAATCCTCCTTTACGGTGAAGGATGGGACATGGGAACAGGTCTTCCAGCTGAGCAAAAGGCTAAGAAGGATAATGCAGCTCTGATGCCTAGAATCGGATTTTTCAATGACAATGCGCGTGACGCGGTCAAGGGAGCAGAGGTTTATGGATACATCAGTAATGGCTATGTGTCTGGAGCTCCATTGGAAGACCAGATTGCCAAGAGTCTGCTTGGAAGCCGTGGTTTTGTAAACTACCTCATGCCAGGTCAGGTCCTCAACTATATCGAAGCGCATGACAACTACAATTTGAATGACCTTATGCATCATTTGCATCCACATGATTCGCCAGAGGATATTGAAAAACGTATCTACTTGGCAAATGCTCTTAATCTAAGTATGCAGGGGATGTGTTTCATGCAATTGGGACAAGAATTCCAGCGCACTAAGATGGTTGCTACAGGCGAAGATGGCAATTACACGGAAGCAGATGTCAAGCGTGCCATGAATAGCTACAATGCCCCTGATGCTGTTAATCAGGTGGATTGGAATCAAGTGACTCTTAAGAAAGACTTGGTTGCTAAAGTTGCCAAATTAATTGAGCGTAAACAAACTGTTCCGGAGTTCTCTTATCGTTCTTATGCAGATATTTACGATAATCTCTATGTCGCAAAAGCGGAGTACGATTCAGGTATTGTTGAATTGCACATCTCAGGAAAATTACGTGAAACTTTGGTATTCAACAATATGAAAAAAGATTTGGAGATTTACTGA
- a CDS encoding DNA translocase FtsK, whose translation MATTKKTKKGAASKNGKKRLTKAELDRQKAIKRMLWTFFFAFVLIFPVFRLGFFGVTLYNIFRVFVGSMAYPLIFAIYVYLFGFKWLRKHSNYVTGFWMVFAGLLLEFHAYLFSLDRMNGLDIFPGTKDLLFGELVSVQVARFAGGGMLGALLYQPISFLFSNIGSFMIGVLIILLGAFILSPWDVLDIMEYAKEAWQKGAEKRLERTAQRQEKKAERQAQKEREAKERAEAERLADLTVDEETGEILDDVAEALPQETEIFAPEPEISDYASEDYYDNLPPEDYEDFQEDYGPYPEDVPSEEFPPSMVVEGDDAPVEVDFTPKELLQYKLPQIDLFAPDKPKSQSKEKNIVRKNIRILEDTFKSFNIDVKVERAEIGPSVTKYEVKPAVGVRVNRISNLADDLALALAAKDVRIEAPIPGKSLVGIEVPNSEIATVSFRELWEQSKTDPNKLLEVPLGKAVDGSARSFDLGRMPHLLVAGSTGSGKSVAVNGIISSILMKARPDQVKFLMVDPKMVELSVYNDIPHLLIPVVTNPRKAAKALQKVVDEMENRYELFSKFGVRNIAGYNAKVEDWNAQSQEKQIPLPLIVVIVDELADLMMVASKEVEDAIIRLGQKARAAGIHMILATQRPSVDVISGLIKANVPSRVAFAVSSGTDSRTILDENGAEKLLGRGDMLFKPIDENHPVRLQGSFISDDDVERIVTFIKDQASADYDESFDPGEVSENDFGGGSSANGGSSEGDPLFEEAKALVLETQKASASMIQRRLSVGFNRATRLMEELEEAGVIGPAEGTKPRKVLMTQE comes from the coding sequence ATGGCTACAACGAAAAAAACGAAAAAAGGGGCGGCTTCTAAGAACGGTAAGAAGCGTCTTACAAAAGCAGAATTAGACAGACAGAAGGCGATTAAGCGAATGCTATGGACCTTCTTTTTTGCCTTTGTCTTAATTTTCCCAGTCTTTCGATTGGGTTTCTTTGGGGTTACCCTCTATAATATCTTTCGAGTATTTGTGGGGAGTATGGCTTACCCTTTAATATTTGCTATCTATGTTTATCTCTTTGGCTTTAAATGGTTACGTAAACACAGTAACTATGTCACAGGATTTTGGATGGTCTTCGCGGGGCTCTTGTTGGAGTTTCACGCCTATCTCTTTAGTCTAGATCGTATGAACGGTCTGGATATTTTCCCTGGTACCAAGGACTTGCTTTTTGGGGAACTTGTGAGTGTGCAAGTCGCTCGTTTTGCGGGTGGTGGTATGTTGGGGGCTCTTCTGTACCAACCGATTTCCTTCCTCTTTTCAAATATTGGTAGCTTCATGATTGGGGTATTGATTATTCTCTTAGGGGCTTTCATTCTTAGCCCTTGGGATGTCTTGGATATCATGGAGTATGCTAAGGAAGCTTGGCAAAAAGGGGCTGAGAAGCGTTTGGAACGGACGGCTCAGCGTCAGGAGAAGAAGGCAGAACGTCAGGCTCAGAAAGAACGTGAAGCAAAAGAACGTGCCGAAGCCGAGCGTCTGGCTGATTTGACTGTCGACGAGGAGACGGGAGAAATCTTAGATGATGTCGCAGAGGCCTTGCCACAAGAAACTGAGATTTTTGCACCTGAACCTGAAATCAGTGATTATGCCTCTGAGGACTACTATGATAATCTGCCTCCAGAGGATTATGAGGATTTCCAAGAAGATTATGGACCTTATCCAGAGGATGTGCCAAGCGAGGAGTTTCCCCCATCTATGGTGGTTGAGGGAGATGACGCACCAGTTGAGGTCGATTTCACGCCTAAGGAACTCCTGCAGTATAAATTACCTCAAATAGATCTCTTTGCACCTGATAAGCCTAAGAGTCAATCTAAAGAGAAGAACATCGTTCGTAAGAATATTCGAATCTTAGAAGATACCTTCAAGAGTTTCAATATTGACGTTAAGGTTGAGCGGGCTGAAATTGGGCCGTCAGTGACCAAGTACGAGGTCAAGCCTGCTGTTGGGGTCCGTGTCAATCGCATTTCAAATTTAGCTGATGACTTAGCTCTGGCTCTAGCTGCGAAAGATGTCCGTATTGAGGCACCTATTCCTGGAAAATCTTTGGTTGGTATCGAAGTGCCTAACTCAGAGATTGCGACGGTTTCTTTCCGAGAACTATGGGAACAGTCCAAGACGGACCCTAATAAGCTCTTGGAAGTTCCTCTCGGTAAGGCAGTTGATGGTTCGGCTCGTAGCTTTGATTTGGGTCGGATGCCTCACTTGCTGGTGGCCGGATCAACAGGTTCTGGTAAATCGGTTGCGGTAAACGGTATTATCTCTAGTATTCTTATGAAGGCTCGTCCTGACCAGGTGAAGTTCCTCATGGTCGATCCGAAGATGGTTGAACTTTCGGTTTACAATGATATTCCTCATCTCCTTATCCCTGTTGTGACTAACCCACGTAAGGCTGCCAAGGCTCTTCAAAAAGTGGTAGATGAGATGGAAAATCGTTACGAACTCTTTAGTAAGTTTGGCGTGCGTAACATTGCTGGCTACAATGCCAAGGTTGAAGACTGGAATGCCCAGTCGCAAGAAAAACAGATTCCCTTGCCTTTAATTGTGGTTATCGTTGATGAGTTGGCTGACTTGATGATGGTAGCTAGTAAGGAAGTGGAAGATGCTATTATTCGTTTGGGGCAAAAAGCGCGTGCTGCGGGAATTCACATGATTCTCGCCACTCAACGTCCGTCGGTTGATGTTATCTCTGGTTTGATTAAGGCCAATGTGCCATCTCGTGTGGCCTTTGCGGTGTCTTCGGGAACAGATAGTCGTACCATTTTAGATGAAAATGGGGCAGAAAAGCTACTCGGACGTGGGGATATGCTTTTCAAACCGATTGATGAGAACCACCCTGTTCGTCTACAAGGTTCCTTCATCTCTGATGATGACGTAGAACGTATTGTGACCTTTATCAAGGATCAGGCTTCAGCTGACTATGATGAGAGCTTTGATCCTGGAGAAGTTTCTGAAAATGATTTTGGTGGAGGTTCCTCTGCCAATGGTGGTAGCTCAGAAGGTGACCCACTCTTTGAAGAGGCCAAGGCTTTGGTCCTTGAAACACAAAAAGCAAGTGCTTCCATGATTCAACGTCGTCTGTCAGTTGGTTTCAACCGTGCCACTCGTTTGATGGAAGAGTTGGAAGAAGCAGGCGTTATCGGACCAGCTGAAGGTACCAAACCACGTAAGGTTTTGATGACTCAAGAATAA
- a CDS encoding NAD(P)/FAD-dependent oxidoreductase encodes MSEEKIYDITIIGGGPVGLWAAFYAGLRGMTVNIIESLSELGGQPAILYPEKKIYDIPAFPQTTGAELTENLLTQLKRFEDRVSIHLKEEVQTFEKTDGIFTITTSKGQHLSKAIVIACGNGAFAPRPLGVDNEEDYADNNLFYNVHSLDQFAGKKVVIAGGGDSAVDWANHLDGIAESVTLIHRRDAFRAHEHSVELLHQSSVNVMTPYVPLEIKGENGLAQSLTVQKVKSDEVVELPLDALIVSFGFSTNNKNLRNWNVDFKRSSVTVNAQFETSQEGVYAIGDAAEYEGKIDLIAVGMGEAPIAINQAIQYIDPDGKNRPVHSTSLIEE; translated from the coding sequence ATGTCAGAAGAAAAGATTTATGATATTACCATTATTGGTGGTGGACCAGTAGGACTTTGGGCTGCCTTTTATGCTGGACTACGTGGCATGACTGTTAATATTATTGAGAGTCTGTCAGAACTTGGTGGACAGCCTGCCATCCTCTACCCTGAGAAGAAAATCTATGATATTCCTGCCTTTCCTCAAACAACAGGTGCGGAATTGACAGAAAACCTCTTGACTCAGCTTAAGCGTTTTGAAGACCGTGTCAGCATTCATTTGAAAGAGGAAGTTCAAACCTTTGAAAAGACCGATGGTATCTTCACAATTACTACTAGTAAGGGCCAACACTTGTCTAAGGCTATCGTCATTGCCTGTGGAAATGGTGCCTTCGCCCCACGTCCTTTAGGTGTGGACAATGAAGAAGATTATGCGGATAATAACTTGTTCTATAATGTGCATAGCCTGGACCAGTTTGCTGGCAAGAAAGTTGTGATTGCTGGTGGTGGGGATTCAGCTGTTGACTGGGCCAATCACTTGGATGGTATTGCTGAGAGCGTGACTTTGATTCACCGCCGTGATGCCTTTCGTGCTCATGAGCATAGTGTAGAGCTTCTTCATCAATCGTCAGTTAATGTAATGACGCCTTATGTGCCACTTGAAATCAAGGGTGAAAATGGTCTTGCCCAAAGTTTGACTGTTCAAAAAGTGAAGTCAGATGAAGTTGTGGAATTGCCGCTTGATGCCCTTATTGTTAGCTTTGGCTTCTCAACCAATAATAAAAACCTTCGTAACTGGAATGTTGACTTCAAACGCTCTAGCGTTACTGTTAATGCTCAGTTTGAAACTTCACAAGAGGGTGTTTATGCTATTGGTGATGCAGCAGAATATGAAGGTAAGATTGACTTGATTGCTGTGGGAATGGGTGAAGCCCCTATCGCTATCAACCAAGCTATTCAATATATTGATCCAGATGGTAAGAATCGTCCGGTTCACTCAACATCGTTAATTGAAGAATAA
- the trmD gene encoding tRNA (guanosine(37)-N1)-methyltransferase TrmD has translation MKIDILTLFPDMFAPLEHSIVGKAKDKGLLEINYHNFRENAEKARHVDDEPYGGGQGMLLRAQPIFDTFDKLNVTKPRVILLDPAGRTFDQAYAEELAQEEELVFICGHYEGYDERIKTLVTDEISLGDFVLTGGELAAMTIVDATVRLIPEVLGKEASHKDDSFSSGLLEFPQYTRPAEFRGMKVPDVLLSGHHVNIRRWRMEQSLRKTWERRPDLLENYDFTDEERQILEEIKAEGK, from the coding sequence ATGAAGATTGATATCTTGACCCTATTTCCAGATATGTTTGCTCCCTTAGAGCATTCCATTGTCGGTAAGGCAAAGGATAAGGGGCTTCTAGAAATCAACTATCACAATTTCCGTGAAAATGCGGAGAAGGCTCGTCATGTAGATGACGAACCTTACGGTGGCGGACAAGGCATGTTGCTTCGTGCCCAGCCAATTTTTGATACCTTTGACAAGCTAAATGTCACTAAGCCTCGCGTTATTCTCTTAGATCCTGCTGGTCGTACCTTTGATCAGGCCTATGCAGAAGAATTGGCGCAAGAAGAGGAATTGGTCTTTATTTGTGGCCATTATGAGGGCTATGATGAGCGCATCAAAACTTTGGTGACAGACGAGATTTCCTTGGGAGACTTTGTCTTGACTGGGGGAGAGCTAGCTGCTATGACTATTGTAGATGCTACTGTCCGCTTAATTCCTGAGGTTTTGGGTAAGGAAGCTAGTCATAAGGATGATAGTTTCTCATCAGGGCTTTTGGAATTTCCACAATATACTCGCCCAGCTGAGTTTCGTGGCATGAAGGTGCCAGATGTGCTCTTGTCAGGTCACCATGTCAATATTCGACGTTGGCGTATGGAGCAGAGTTTGCGTAAGACCTGGGAGCGTCGACCAGATCTTTTGGAAAACTATGATTTTACGGATGAAGAACGTCAGATTTTAGAAGAGATAAAAGCAGAAGGAAAATAA
- the rimM gene encoding ribosome maturation factor RimM (Essential for efficient processing of 16S rRNA) produces MTYYNVGKIVNTQGLQGELRVLSVTDFADERFKKKSVLALFDDKDNYIMDVEIASHRKHKNFDIVKFKGLYHINDVEKYKGCSLKIAEENLTDLDDGEFYYHEIIGLDVYEGDTLIGQVKEILQPGANDVWVVKRKGKKDLLLPYIPPVVLDVDVAAGRIEVELMEGLDDED; encoded by the coding sequence ATGACATACTATAACGTTGGAAAGATTGTAAATACACAGGGCTTGCAGGGTGAACTTCGTGTTTTGTCTGTAACAGATTTTGCGGATGAGCGTTTTAAGAAGAAGAGTGTCCTAGCCCTTTTTGATGACAAAGATAATTACATCATGGATGTCGAAATTGCTAGTCACCGTAAGCATAAAAACTTTGATATCGTTAAGTTTAAAGGACTTTACCATATCAATGATGTAGAGAAGTATAAAGGTTGTAGCCTTAAGATTGCTGAGGAAAATCTAACAGACCTTGATGACGGGGAATTTTACTACCATGAGATCATAGGCCTTGATGTTTATGAAGGTGATACTTTGATTGGTCAGGTCAAAGAGATTCTCCAACCGGGTGCTAATGATGTTTGGGTAGTAAAACGTAAAGGCAAGAAAGATTTGCTCTTGCCATATATCCCACCTGTAGTTCTTGATGTTGATGTTGCAGCTGGTCGTATTGAGGTTGAGCTCATGGAAGGATTGGACGATGAAGATTGA
- a CDS encoding response regulator transcription factor, with product MSNKINVILVDDHEMVRLGLKSFLNLQGDIEVVGEAGNGREGVDLALELRPDVVVMDLVMPELDGVQATLELLKEWPEAKILVLTSYLDNEKIYPVIEAGAKGYMLKTSSAAEILNSIRKVYRGEEAIETEVDNKIKYHDSHPDLHDDLTARERDILALLAKGYDNQTIANELFISLKTVKTHVSNILGKLNVDDRTQAVVYAFRHHLVSQDDE from the coding sequence ATGTCGAATAAGATTAATGTGATTTTGGTCGATGACCATGAGATGGTCCGTTTGGGCCTTAAGAGTTTCTTGAATCTCCAAGGAGATATAGAAGTAGTTGGAGAGGCAGGGAATGGTCGAGAGGGTGTCGATCTTGCCTTGGAACTGCGTCCGGATGTCGTCGTTATGGATCTTGTCATGCCTGAATTAGATGGTGTTCAAGCGACTTTGGAATTGCTCAAAGAATGGCCGGAAGCCAAGATTTTGGTTTTGACTAGCTATTTGGACAATGAAAAAATTTACCCAGTCATTGAAGCTGGTGCTAAAGGCTATATGCTTAAAACTAGTAGTGCGGCAGAGATTCTCAATAGTATCCGTAAGGTTTACCGTGGTGAAGAAGCTATCGAAACTGAGGTGGACAATAAGATTAAATACCATGATAGTCATCCGGACTTACACGATGACTTGACGGCACGTGAACGTGATATCTTGGCCCTTTTGGCTAAGGGGTATGACAATCAAACCATTGCTAATGAGCTATTTATTTCGTTGAAAACCGTTAAAACTCACGTGTCTAATATCCTTGGAAAACTCAATGTTGATGACCGTACTCAGGCTGTTGTTTATGCCTTTAGACATCATTTGGTTTCGCAGGATGATGAATAA
- a CDS encoding sensor histidine kinase has translation MKKQYLFLILIYSVVVLVGVTLVVMDSFNLNFSLVFGNLSQAFHFLFNMVFVVLSLLILLYILWAIANDNSMRSVNQDLRRIINNQPVKRQGDIELDKNMMRLSHKMRKLTKDLQKTENAQALQSRDIIKKERGRIARDLHDTVSQELFAASMILSGVSQMADQLSTEDLHNQIQAVEAMLTDAQNDMRVLLLHLRPTELENKTLQEGLQMILKELTDKSNIHVVYKDMVKKVPKRIENNLFRIAQEFISNTLKHAKASQIEVYLYQNSQEIQLKMLDNGVGYDLNASTDEMSYGLKNIQERVDEMAGTVQFLSAKGKGTSIDVRVPILRGEDNVE, from the coding sequence ATGAAGAAACAGTACCTATTTTTAATCCTGATTTATTCGGTTGTAGTTTTGGTTGGTGTTACCCTTGTAGTGATGGATAGCTTTAACCTCAACTTTTCACTGGTTTTCGGCAATCTGTCTCAGGCCTTCCACTTCCTTTTTAACATGGTTTTTGTGGTTCTGAGTTTGCTCATTTTGCTTTATATTCTCTGGGCAATTGCCAATGATAACAGTATGCGTTCAGTCAATCAGGATTTGCGCCGCATTATCAATAATCAACCAGTCAAACGTCAGGGAGATATTGAGTTAGACAAGAATATGATGCGCCTGTCTCATAAGATGCGTAAATTGACTAAGGACTTGCAGAAAACTGAGAATGCCCAAGCTCTACAAAGTCGTGATATTATCAAGAAGGAGAGAGGTCGTATTGCTCGTGACCTTCACGATACCGTTAGTCAGGAGCTTTTTGCGGCTAGTATGATCCTATCTGGTGTATCTCAGATGGCGGACCAGCTAAGTACGGAAGATTTGCATAATCAGATCCAGGCGGTTGAGGCCATGCTGACGGACGCTCAAAATGATATGCGTGTTTTGCTTTTGCATCTTCGTCCGACAGAGCTTGAGAACAAGACCTTGCAAGAAGGTTTGCAGATGATTCTTAAGGAATTAACCGATAAATCCAATATCCATGTCGTCTACAAGGATATGGTTAAGAAAGTGCCCAAGCGTATTGAAAATAATCTCTTTAGGATTGCCCAAGAGTTTATCTCTAATACCCTTAAACACGCCAAGGCTAGCCAGATAGAGGTTTACCTCTATCAAAATAGTCAGGAAATTCAATTGAAAATGTTGGATAATGGTGTTGGTTATGACTTAAATGCTTCGACTGACGAGATGAGTTATGGCCTGAAAAATATCCAAGAGCGTGTCGATGAAATGGCAGGAACTGTGCAGTTCCTATCTGCTAAAGGTAAGGGGACGTCTATTGATGTCCGTGTGCCGATATTAAGAGGAGAAGACAATGTCGAATAA
- the liaF gene encoding cell wall-active antibiotics response protein LiaF — translation MTKFNFFLVVEALLLTLGLITIFNNDITSFIFILVLTLLAVRFFNKESKSDFVLTICLISLFLVSMWNIYVVLAILVGVAYVMINHFSQVKKKNRYALIQFKEDDLDPQAVRNQWIGTRMEPVSDRYDFDDINIIRFFGTDVIDLTQVIISGRDNVVILQKLYGPTTILVPIDVSVKLNISAIYSSVTFFNEDEYDLRYESLTLQGAEYEHAHRTVKLILNVGAGPVEVRRK, via the coding sequence ATGACCAAATTTAATTTTTTCTTAGTGGTGGAAGCCCTGCTTTTGACTCTGGGCTTGATTACCATCTTTAATAATGATATTACCAGTTTCATTTTCATACTGGTCTTGACCTTGTTGGCGGTTCGCTTCTTTAACAAGGAGTCCAAGAGTGACTTTGTCTTGACCATCTGTTTGATTTCACTCTTTCTGGTTTCCATGTGGAATATCTATGTGGTGCTTGCCATCTTAGTGGGGGTAGCCTATGTCATGATTAACCATTTTTCACAGGTCAAGAAAAAGAATCGTTACGCTCTCATTCAATTCAAGGAAGACGACTTGGATCCTCAGGCTGTGCGAAACCAGTGGATTGGGACTCGAATGGAACCTGTCAGTGATCGTTATGACTTTGATGATATCAATATCATCCGTTTCTTTGGGACAGATGTGATTGATTTGACCCAGGTTATCATCTCGGGGCGAGATAATGTCGTGATTTTGCAGAAACTCTATGGACCGACGACTATCTTGGTACCAATTGATGTTTCCGTTAAACTCAACATATCGGCAATCTATAGCTCTGTCACCTTCTTTAATGAAGATGAATACGATCTCCGTTATGAAAGCTTGACCTTGCAGGGGGCAGAGTATGAGCATGCCCATCGGACGGTTAAATTGATTCTCAATGTGGGAGCTGGACCAGTGGAGGTACGTCGCAAATGA
- a CDS encoding potassium channel family protein, with the protein MRNRRKLRRYIITYDIVMTVLALISIGLVIFDLVGLISIGRRPFRVIDQSITLIFAIDYAIRFSLAPRKRIFVKTHVLDLLAIIPYNEVFTFLRFSRVGRFARLAKLSRLIGLSSKLKHISNRINRRNGFYFLLSVNSIIILISSAIIARVEHHNFIDAIWWSVATVTTVGYGDIVPRTLVGKAVAVVLMFSGIATLGLLTSSLNNIFVRSGRQTERKLAEIEKELAEQRVILEEIRTTVQLMNSKMDKTDE; encoded by the coding sequence ATGAGAAACCGTAGAAAACTGAGAAGGTACATCATTACCTACGATATCGTCATGACGGTCCTGGCCCTGATTTCCATTGGCTTGGTTATCTTTGATTTGGTTGGATTAATTTCAATTGGAAGGCGACCTTTCAGAGTGATAGATCAGTCTATAACGCTCATCTTTGCCATTGATTATGCGATTCGTTTCTCCTTGGCACCTCGTAAGCGAATTTTTGTTAAAACGCATGTATTAGACTTGTTGGCTATTATTCCCTACAATGAAGTCTTTACCTTCCTCCGTTTTTCAAGGGTGGGACGCTTTGCTCGTTTGGCCAAACTCTCTCGCTTAATTGGTTTGAGTAGTAAGCTCAAGCACATTTCCAATCGCATTAATCGCAGAAATGGCTTTTATTTTCTGCTTTCGGTTAATAGCATTATCATCCTTATCAGTAGTGCTATTATTGCCCGAGTAGAGCACCATAATTTTATAGATGCTATTTGGTGGTCTGTAGCAACGGTTACTACGGTAGGTTATGGTGATATCGTTCCTCGAACATTGGTAGGTAAGGCCGTTGCGGTCGTTCTGATGTTTAGTGGGATTGCCACCCTAGGGTTATTAACCAGCTCACTCAATAATATTTTTGTGCGGTCAGGTCGTCAGACTGAACGGAAATTAGCTGAGATTGAGAAGGAACTGGCTGAGCAACGTGTCATTCTGGAGGAAATCAGAACGACGGTCCAACTCATGAATAGCAAAATGGATAAAACTGACGAATAA